One Dromiciops gliroides isolate mDroGli1 chromosome 3, mDroGli1.pri, whole genome shotgun sequence DNA segment encodes these proteins:
- the NEU3 gene encoding sialidase-3 isoform X1, whose translation MGVSPHPHSFILSRVSLCLSLSVSVSVAFSAFSFRTMEEGTSYCSSTTLFHQEGVRGITYRIPALLYIPPARVLLAFAEKRSTVNDTDALYLVLRRGQRVGHSVQWGPQESLMEATLPGFRTMNPCPVWEQKSGRVFLFFICVRNHVTEQQQICSGKNAARLCFVSSSDHGHSWSQIQDLTEEVIGEEVEHWATFAVGPGHGIQLQSGRLVIPAYAYHFSRWYCLGSPFRVRAKPHSLMFYSDDLGATWNHGQLIQSGATIECEVAEVLNSNGFPVLYCSARTPGGCRAEALSIDLGEHFEKPSLVQQLHEPRHGCQGSVVSFRPRRDLQGDEAPDDGSGLSGQPASLLSTAVPAQNSHRPPSSWLLYSHPTSKRHRLNLGIYLNQAPLEAARWSQPWILHRGPSGYSDLATLEEGLFGCLFECGEKHGYEQIAFRLFTDRELLSHTEESCPGSERASRSNVD comes from the exons ATGGGCGTGAGCCCTCACCCacactcattcattctctctcgtgtctctctctgtctctctctgtctgtctctgtctcagttgctttttctgctttttctttcagGACCATGGAAGAAGGAACATCATACTGCTCCAGTACCACCCTGTTCCATCAGGAAGGAGTGAGGGGGATCACGTATCGGATCCCAGCCCTGCTCTATATCCCACCGGCCCGGGTATTGCTAGCCTTTGCAGAGAAGCGTTCCACAGTAAATGATACAGATGCCCTGTATCTGGTGTTGCGACGAGGGCAGAGGGTGGGCCATTCTGTGCAG TGGGGACCTCAGGAGTCCCTGATGGAAGCCACATTACCTGGATTCCGCACCATGAACCCCTGTCCTGTATGGGAGCAGAAGAGCGGACGGGTCTTTCTGTTCTTCATCTGTGTCCGCAACCATGTCACAGAGCAGCAGCAGATTTGTTCAGGGAAGAATGCCGCTCGACTGTGTTTTGTCTCCAGCTCAGACCATGGACATTCTTGGAGCCAGATCCAGGACTTGACGGAGGAGGTCATTGGTGAGGAGGTGGAGCACTGGGCCACGTTTGCTGTGGGACCTGGCCATGGAATCCAGCTGCAGTCTGGGAGGCTGGTCATCCCTGCCTATGCTTATCACTTCTCCCGCTGGTACTGCCTGGGGTCCCCTTTCCGAGTCAGAGCCAAGCCCCATTCTCTGATGTTTTACAGTGATGACCTAGGAGCCACCTGGAATCATGGGCAGCTAATCCAGTCTGGGGCGACTATAGAATGTGAGGTTGCAGAAGTGCTGAATTCGAATGGTTTCCCTGTGTTATACTGTAGTGCCCGGACCCCCGGTGGGTGTCGGGCTGAAGCGCTCAGCATAGATCTGGGGGAACACTTTGAGAAACCTTCCCTGGTCCAGCAGTTGCATGAGCCCCGCCATGGTTGCCAGGGAAGCGTGGTGAGCTTCAGGCCCAGGAGAGACCTTCAGGGAGACGAAGCCCCAGATGATGGCAGCGGCCTCTCTGGCCAGCCGGCATCTCTGCTCAGCACCGCTGTACCAGCACAGAACAGCCACAGACCTCCAAGTTCTTGGCTCCTTTATTCACACCCAACAAGCAAGAGACACAGGCTCAACCTAGGGATCTATCTGAACCAGGCCCCTCTGGAGGCTGCTCGCTggtcccagccctggattctcCACAGGGGGCCCAGTGGTTACTCTGACCTGGCTACCCTTGAAGAGGGCTTGTTTGGGTGCTTGTTTGAGTGTGGGGAGAAGCATGGGTATGAACAGATCGCCTTCCGTCTTTTCACAGACCGAGAACTCCTGAGCCACACTGAGGAAAGCTGCCCGGGCTCAGAGAGGGCCAGCCGCTCAAATGTAGACTAG
- the NEU3 gene encoding sialidase-3 isoform X2 translates to MEEGTSYCSSTTLFHQEGVRGITYRIPALLYIPPARVLLAFAEKRSTVNDTDALYLVLRRGQRVGHSVQWGPQESLMEATLPGFRTMNPCPVWEQKSGRVFLFFICVRNHVTEQQQICSGKNAARLCFVSSSDHGHSWSQIQDLTEEVIGEEVEHWATFAVGPGHGIQLQSGRLVIPAYAYHFSRWYCLGSPFRVRAKPHSLMFYSDDLGATWNHGQLIQSGATIECEVAEVLNSNGFPVLYCSARTPGGCRAEALSIDLGEHFEKPSLVQQLHEPRHGCQGSVVSFRPRRDLQGDEAPDDGSGLSGQPASLLSTAVPAQNSHRPPSSWLLYSHPTSKRHRLNLGIYLNQAPLEAARWSQPWILHRGPSGYSDLATLEEGLFGCLFECGEKHGYEQIAFRLFTDRELLSHTEESCPGSERASRSNVD, encoded by the exons ATGGAAGAAGGAACATCATACTGCTCCAGTACCACCCTGTTCCATCAGGAAGGAGTGAGGGGGATCACGTATCGGATCCCAGCCCTGCTCTATATCCCACCGGCCCGGGTATTGCTAGCCTTTGCAGAGAAGCGTTCCACAGTAAATGATACAGATGCCCTGTATCTGGTGTTGCGACGAGGGCAGAGGGTGGGCCATTCTGTGCAG TGGGGACCTCAGGAGTCCCTGATGGAAGCCACATTACCTGGATTCCGCACCATGAACCCCTGTCCTGTATGGGAGCAGAAGAGCGGACGGGTCTTTCTGTTCTTCATCTGTGTCCGCAACCATGTCACAGAGCAGCAGCAGATTTGTTCAGGGAAGAATGCCGCTCGACTGTGTTTTGTCTCCAGCTCAGACCATGGACATTCTTGGAGCCAGATCCAGGACTTGACGGAGGAGGTCATTGGTGAGGAGGTGGAGCACTGGGCCACGTTTGCTGTGGGACCTGGCCATGGAATCCAGCTGCAGTCTGGGAGGCTGGTCATCCCTGCCTATGCTTATCACTTCTCCCGCTGGTACTGCCTGGGGTCCCCTTTCCGAGTCAGAGCCAAGCCCCATTCTCTGATGTTTTACAGTGATGACCTAGGAGCCACCTGGAATCATGGGCAGCTAATCCAGTCTGGGGCGACTATAGAATGTGAGGTTGCAGAAGTGCTGAATTCGAATGGTTTCCCTGTGTTATACTGTAGTGCCCGGACCCCCGGTGGGTGTCGGGCTGAAGCGCTCAGCATAGATCTGGGGGAACACTTTGAGAAACCTTCCCTGGTCCAGCAGTTGCATGAGCCCCGCCATGGTTGCCAGGGAAGCGTGGTGAGCTTCAGGCCCAGGAGAGACCTTCAGGGAGACGAAGCCCCAGATGATGGCAGCGGCCTCTCTGGCCAGCCGGCATCTCTGCTCAGCACCGCTGTACCAGCACAGAACAGCCACAGACCTCCAAGTTCTTGGCTCCTTTATTCACACCCAACAAGCAAGAGACACAGGCTCAACCTAGGGATCTATCTGAACCAGGCCCCTCTGGAGGCTGCTCGCTggtcccagccctggattctcCACAGGGGGCCCAGTGGTTACTCTGACCTGGCTACCCTTGAAGAGGGCTTGTTTGGGTGCTTGTTTGAGTGTGGGGAGAAGCATGGGTATGAACAGATCGCCTTCCGTCTTTTCACAGACCGAGAACTCCTGAGCCACACTGAGGAAAGCTGCCCGGGCTCAGAGAGGGCCAGCCGCTCAAATGTAGACTAG